A single genomic interval of Bos taurus isolate L1 Dominette 01449 registration number 42190680 breed Hereford chromosome 6, ARS-UCD2.0, whole genome shotgun sequence harbors:
- the TMEM271 gene encoding transmembrane protein 271: MKWSVRGACAALSSCLLLACALSAAAVGLKCFSLGSELRGEPFRLGAAAGAFYSGLLLAAGLSLLGAALLCCGPRDAPLAGPGPGPGPGLGVAAGSAGSAEAAPGDPGGAAGPSGPVSSQNLLLLGVLVFMLGVLSAFAGAVIDGDTVSLVERKYSHYCLPPRAPAAAPGPAPGPAAAGPGPAPGAPRTRGTLDSATSAKCRQLKDYQRGLVLSTVFNSLECLLGLLSLLLVKNYKSSQARRGRRGRRKGGRALARPRGGPGLRAQPPASRARRGRRGRRGRRLQPRPSEASILSPEESDFAAPGDCAGFATHHAVSYINVGVFHAFDEAGVEVCCGGHPSVELPGYAPSDPDLNASYPYCCRPPCEAARPWEPGRAC, translated from the coding sequence ATGAAGTGGAGCGTCCGCGGGGCCTGCGCCGcgctctcctcctgcctcctgctcGCCTGCGCGCTCAGCGCCGCCGCCGTCGGCCTCAAGTGCTTCTCGCTGGGCTCGGAGCTGCGCGGGGAGCCGTTCCGGCTAGGGGCGGCCGCCGGCGCCTTCTATTCGGGGCTACTGCTGGCCGCCGGCCTCTCGCTGCTCGGCGCCGCCCTGCTCTGCTGCGGGCCCCGGGACGCGCCCCTCGCGGGGCCGGGCCCGGGCCCGGGCCCGGGGCTAGGGGTCGCCGCCGGCTCCGCGGGGAGTGCGGAGGCCGCGCCGGGCGACCCGGGGGGCGCCGCTGGGCCCTCGGGGCCGGTGAGCAGCCAGAACCTGCTCCTGCTCGGCGTCCTCGTCTTCATGCTCGGGGTCCTCAGCGCCTTCGCGGGCGCCGTGATCGACGGCGACACCGTGTCCCTGGTGGAGCGCAAGTATTCCCACTACTGCCTGCCGCCGCGCGCGCCGGCCGCGGCCCCCGGCCCGGCCCCGGGCCCTGCAGCCGCCGGCCCCGGCCCGGCACCCGGCGCGCCGCGCACCCGCGGCACCCTGGACAGCGCCACCTCCGCCAAGTGCCGCCAGCTGAAGGACTACCAGCGCGGCCTGGTGCTCTCCACCGTCTTCAACTCGCTCGAGTGCCTCCTGGGCCTGCTCAGCCTCCTGCTGGTCAAGAACTACAAGTCGTCGCAGGCCCGGCGAGGCCGGCGCGGCCGGCGGAAGGGAGGACGGGCCCTGGCGCGGCCCCGCGGCGGCCCGGGGCTCCGCGCGCAGCCGCCCGCCTCCCGGGCGCGGCGGGGCCGGCGGGGCCGGCGGGGGCGGAGGCTGCAGCCGCGGCCCAGCGAGGCTTCCATCCTGTCTCCGGAGGAGTCGGACTTCGCCGCCCCGGGGGACTGCGCGGGCTTCGCGACGCACCACGCGGTCTCCTACATCAACGTGGGCGTCTTCCACGCGTTTGACGAGGCGGGCGTGGAGGTGTGCTGCGGGGGGCACCCGTCTGTGGAGCTGCCGGGGTACGCGCCCTCGGACCCCGACCTCAACGCCTCCTACCCCTACTGCTGCCGCCCGCCCTGCGAGGCGGCGCGCCCCTGGGAGCCGGGCCGGGCCTGCTGA
- the PIGG gene encoding GPI ethanolamine phosphate transferase 2 isoform X4, producing MFPVVEGRPMREQLRFLHLNTVQLSKLLQENVPSYNKEPGFEQFKVSERSHRNWIRLYLEENNSEVVFNLGAKVRRQYLDALRTLKLSLSRRAAQYDVYSMAVGTVLVLEALVLLLLSVPQALSSRAELDVPLLSPVCSLLFYLLLLALAALHVVVCTAADSSCYLCSLPWLAAGGVMTLIAALLCAGMSALTRVFAGGKCLSQVELAFQNPPQSTSRWSELDLLSFLGTVGHVLSLGASSFIEEEHQTWYFLVNTLCLALCHQIYRKCLLGDDCAPQHCPHTGEEFDGVAVALQGKRAGPEGWELSRAPADPSSLEALRGSERWMVLASPWLVLACCRLLRSLNQTGVQWAHRPDLGHWLTSSDHKAELSVLAALSLTMIFVLVQKRCSLTSKVAMAFGLLGIYCYRAAIGNVLFPWQQDNKDISKGITEARFVYVFVLGILFTGAKDLLKSQIIAADFTARTVGLWEIHSGLVLLATLLLRPHNLPVLVLSLAIQTIMAQFIWRPLRHDVAEVTVMHYWFGQAFFYFQGNSNSIATVDISAGFVGLDAYMEIPAMFLTAFATYSGPVLWASHLVNFLTSEASSGSALSHACFCYALICSIPVSVYIILVTSLRYHLFIWSVFSPKLLYEGMHLLITAAVCIFFTAMDQTNTKS from the exons AGCCTGGATTTGAGCAGTTTAAAGTGTCGGAAAGATCGCACAGAAACTGGATCAGATTGTACTTGGAGGAAAATAACTCAGAAGTCGTTTTCAACCTGGGAGCCAAGGTTCGCAGGCAGTACCTGGACGCACTGAGGACGCTGAAGCTGTCGCTGAGCAGACGAGCGGCCCAGTATGACGTCTACTCCATGGCGGTGGGGACCGTCCTGGTCCTGGAG GCCCTCGTCCTGCTCCTGCTCAGTGTCCCGCAGGCGCTGAGCAGCAGGGCTGAACTGGACGTCCCCCTGCTGTCGCCCGTGTGCTCTCTGCTCTTCTACCTGCTGCTCCTGGCGCTCGCAGCGCTCCACGTCGTCGTGTGCACCGCCGCTGACAGCTCGTGCTACCTGTGCAGCCTCCCGTGGCTGGCTGCGGGCGGAGTGATGACGCTGATCGCCGCACTGCTCTGCGCGGGCATGTCTGCTCTCACCAGGGTTTTTGCCGGTGGGAAGTGTCTGAGTCAGGTAGAACTGGCTTTCCAG AATCCACCTCAGTCCACCTCAAGGTGGTCAGAGTTAGATCTTCTCAGCTTCTTGGGAACCGTGGGCCATGTGTTGAGTCTGGGCGCAAGCAGCTTCATCGAAGAGGAGCACCAGACCTGGTACTTCCTCGTCAACACACTGTGTTTAGCTCTGTGCCACCAGATCTACAGAAAGTGCCTTCTGGGCGACGACTGTGCCCCTCAGCATTGCCCACACACGGGAGAGGAGTTTGACGGGGTCGCGGTGGCCCTGCAGGGCAAGCGTGCTGGCCCTGAGGGGTGGGAGCTCAGCCGAGCGCCCGCAGACCCCTCCTCCCTGGAAGCCCTCAGAGGCTCTGAGCGGTGGATGGTGCTGGCGAGCCCCTGGCTGGTTCTGGCCTGCTGCCGGCTGCTGCGGTCCCTGAACCAGACCGGTGTGCAGTGGGCCCACCGGCCCGACCTGGGGCACTGGCTCACCAG CTCTGATCATAAGGCTGAACTCTCTGTTCTGGCCGCACTTTCCCTCACCATGATTTTTGTGTTGGTTCAGAAGAGGTGCTCCCTCACATCAAAAGTGGCCATGGCGTTTGGCCTGCTGGGCATCTATTGCTACCGGGCGGCCATTGGAAATGTGCTGTTCCCATGGCAACAAGACAACAAAGACATTTCAAA gGGCATTACCGAGGCTCGTTTTGTTTATGTCTTTGTCCTTGGCATTCTGTTCACGGGCGCCAAAGACTTGCTTAAATCTCAAATCATTGCTGCAGACTTCACGGCCAGGACTGTGGGCCTCTGGGAGATACACAGCGGCTTAGTTCTCCTGGCAACACTGCTCCTCAGACCCCACAATCTCCCCGTCTTGGTGCTGAGCCTCGCAATCCAGACCATCATGGCTCAGTTCATCTGGAGGCCCCTGAGGCATGACGTAGCTGAGGTCACTGTGATGCATTACTGGTTTGGTCAAGCATTCTTCTATTTTCAG GGAAACTCCAACAGCATCGCCACCGTGGACATCTCAGCGGGCTTCGTGGGCCTGGATGCCTACATGGAGATCCCAGCCATGTTCCTGACGGCATTTGCGACATACTCGGGGCCTGTGCTGTGGGCCAGCCACCTGGTGAACTTCCTGACCTCAGAAGCCAGCAG CGGCTCGGCACTGAGTCATGCTTGCTTCTGCTACGCGCTCATTTGTTCTATTCCAGTTTCTGTCTATATCATTTTGGTGACGTCCCTGcgttatcatttatttatatggaGTGTGTTTTCTCCAAAACTTCTCTATGAGGGAATGCATCTACTCATCACAGCTGCTGTCTGTATATTCTTCACAGCCATGGACCAAACCAACACAAAGTCTTAG